The proteins below are encoded in one region of Mycobacterium pseudokansasii:
- a CDS encoding DUF4232 domain-containing protein, with protein sequence MAGPAAWAAPVDSNDEPTPCRAERIALTASPTQAAVGHRALNLIFSLAGGAVPCTLTGYPGVDSGAGGPLIHAQPTLRGYMGGLPASVTEPPTVIVSLSQQAQTVVESIAVDAGGDQCPTYTDLLVNPPDTPVVFTVPATIEACQLQVHPITEAAPRPGESA encoded by the coding sequence ATGGCGGGCCCAGCCGCGTGGGCCGCGCCGGTTGACAGCAACGACGAACCCACGCCGTGCCGGGCGGAGCGCATCGCCCTGACCGCCTCCCCGACCCAGGCCGCCGTGGGCCACCGCGCGCTGAACCTGATATTCAGCCTTGCCGGCGGCGCGGTGCCGTGCACGCTCACCGGCTACCCCGGCGTCGACTCGGGCGCCGGCGGGCCCCTCATTCATGCCCAGCCCACGCTGCGCGGGTACATGGGCGGCTTGCCGGCCAGTGTCACGGAGCCGCCCACGGTCATCGTGTCGCTGTCGCAACAGGCGCAGACCGTCGTGGAGAGTATCGCCGTCGACGCCGGCGGCGACCAATGCCCCACCTACACGGACCTGCTCGTGAACCCTCCCGACACCCCGGTGGTGTTCACCGTGCCGGCCACGATCGAGGCCTGCCAATTGCAGGTGCACCCCATCACCGAGGCTGCACCGCGACCCGGTGAGTCGGCTTAG
- the acs gene encoding acetate--CoA ligase, with protein sequence MTETSAEVPSSYLPPQHFVEQANAHEELYREAEQDRLGFWAKQAELLSWATPFTEVLDWSDAPFAKWFVGGKLNVAYNCLDRHVEAGHGDRVAIHWEGEPADHRRALTYADLLTQVCKAANALTGLGLVAGDRVAIYMPLVPEAVIAMLACARLGIMHTVVFGGFTAHALRARIADAKAKVLITTDGQYRRGKPMPLKDAADEAVNDPDSPIEHVVVVRRTGIDVSWNDDRDLWWHDVVDSAAPEHTPEAFDSEQPLFLLYTSGTTGKPKGILHTSGGYLTQSCYTMHTIFDVKPDTDVFWCTADIGWVTGHTYGVYGPLSAGVTEVLYEGTPNTPDEHRHFQIIERYGVTIYYTAPTLIRTFMKWGREIPDSHDLSSLRLLGSVGEPINPEAWRWYRDVIGAGRTPVVDTWWQTETGSSMISPLPGFAAAKPGSAMTPLPGISAKVVDDHGDPLEPDTDSDEHISGYLVLDQPWPSMLRGIWGDPARYHYAYWSKFADKGYYFAGDGARIDADGAIWVLGRIDDVMNVSGHRISTAEVESALVGHSGVAEAAVVGVTDETTTQAICAFVVLRANYQPHDGTVEELRSEVAREISPIARPREVHVVPELPKTRSGKIMRRLLRDVAENRELGDTSTLLDPGVFDAIRAAK encoded by the coding sequence GTGACCGAGACCTCCGCCGAAGTCCCGTCCTCCTACCTACCGCCGCAACACTTCGTCGAGCAGGCCAACGCCCACGAAGAGCTCTACCGCGAGGCCGAACAAGACCGCCTCGGCTTTTGGGCCAAGCAGGCCGAGCTGCTGTCCTGGGCGACCCCGTTCACCGAGGTGCTGGATTGGTCGGACGCGCCATTCGCCAAATGGTTCGTCGGCGGCAAACTCAATGTCGCCTACAACTGCCTGGACCGCCACGTCGAAGCCGGCCACGGTGACCGGGTCGCCATCCACTGGGAAGGCGAGCCCGCCGATCACCGCCGAGCCCTGACGTATGCGGATCTGCTGACCCAGGTATGCAAGGCGGCCAACGCGCTTACCGGACTCGGCCTGGTCGCCGGCGACCGGGTCGCCATCTACATGCCGTTGGTCCCCGAGGCCGTGATCGCCATGCTGGCCTGCGCTCGGCTGGGCATCATGCACACCGTCGTCTTCGGCGGCTTCACCGCACACGCACTGCGCGCCCGGATCGCCGATGCCAAAGCCAAGGTGCTGATCACCACCGACGGACAATACCGGCGCGGCAAGCCGATGCCGCTCAAGGACGCCGCCGACGAGGCGGTCAACGACCCCGACAGCCCGATCGAACACGTTGTGGTGGTGCGGCGCACCGGAATTGACGTGAGCTGGAACGACGACCGCGACCTGTGGTGGCACGACGTCGTCGACTCCGCCGCACCCGAACACACCCCGGAAGCCTTCGACTCCGAGCAGCCGCTGTTCCTGCTTTACACGTCGGGCACCACCGGCAAGCCCAAGGGCATTCTGCATACCAGCGGCGGCTATCTGACCCAGAGCTGCTATACGATGCACACCATTTTCGACGTCAAGCCGGACACTGACGTCTTCTGGTGCACCGCCGACATCGGCTGGGTCACCGGCCACACCTACGGCGTCTACGGACCGCTGTCCGCCGGGGTCACCGAGGTGCTCTACGAGGGCACCCCCAACACACCCGACGAGCACCGGCATTTTCAGATCATCGAAAGATACGGTGTCACAATCTATTACACGGCCCCGACACTGATCCGGACATTCATGAAATGGGGCCGCGAGATTCCCGACTCGCACGATCTGTCCAGCCTGCGGCTGCTCGGGTCGGTCGGCGAACCGATCAACCCCGAGGCGTGGCGCTGGTACCGCGACGTGATCGGCGCCGGACGCACACCGGTCGTGGACACCTGGTGGCAGACCGAGACCGGCTCGTCGATGATCTCGCCGCTTCCCGGTTTCGCCGCGGCCAAACCCGGTTCGGCGATGACGCCGCTGCCCGGCATCTCGGCCAAGGTCGTCGACGACCACGGCGATCCGCTGGAACCGGACACCGACAGCGACGAGCACATCAGCGGTTATCTCGTCCTGGACCAGCCCTGGCCGTCGATGTTGCGCGGCATCTGGGGTGACCCCGCCCGGTATCACTACGCCTACTGGTCGAAATTCGCCGACAAGGGCTACTACTTCGCCGGCGACGGAGCTCGCATCGACGCCGACGGCGCGATCTGGGTCCTGGGCCGCATCGACGACGTGATGAACGTGTCCGGGCACCGCATCTCCACCGCAGAGGTGGAATCGGCGCTCGTCGGTCATTCCGGGGTGGCCGAGGCGGCCGTGGTCGGGGTTACCGACGAGACCACCACTCAGGCCATCTGCGCGTTCGTCGTGCTGCGTGCCAACTACCAACCGCACGACGGGACCGTCGAAGAATTGCGCTCCGAAGTGGCCCGGGAGATCTCGCCGATCGCCCGGCCCCGCGAGGTCCATGTGGTGCCGGAACTCCCCAAGACCCGCAGCGGCAAAATCATGCGCCGGCTGCTGCGCGACGTCGCCGAAAACCGGGAACTGGGTGACACGTCGACGCTGTTGGACCCGGGCGTGTTCGACGCGATCCGGGCCGCCAAGTAG